Proteins encoded in a region of the Photobacterium angustum genome:
- the hslU gene encoding HslU--HslV peptidase ATPase subunit, whose translation MSEMTPREIVHELNRHIIGQDKAKRAVAIALRNRWRRMQLPEELRVEVTPKNILMIGPTGVGKTEIARRLAKLANAPFIKVEATKFTEVGYVGKEVETIIRDLTDVAVKMTHQQATEKVRFRAEELAEERILDALLPPARDAWGQNEEAPAESSTRQSFRKKLREGKLDDKEIEMDIAAPQMGVEIMAPPGMEEMTNQLQGMFQNLAGNTTKKRKMKIKDALKAATEEEAAKLVNQEELKEQAIHSVENNGIVFIDEIDKICKRGESSGPDVSREGVQRDLLPLVEGSTVSTKHGMVKTDHILFVASGAFQVAKPSDLIPELQGRLPIRVELEALTSHDFKRILTEPNASLTEQYKALMATESVEIEFTADGIDSLADAAWQVNERTENIGARRLHTVMERLMEEISYDASEKSGDKFTIDAAYVSERLGEFVQDEDLSRFIL comes from the coding sequence ATGTCTGAAATGACTCCTCGCGAAATCGTTCATGAACTTAATCGCCATATTATCGGTCAAGACAAAGCAAAACGAGCAGTTGCAATTGCACTACGTAACCGCTGGCGTCGCATGCAACTTCCTGAAGAGTTGCGTGTTGAAGTAACGCCAAAAAACATTTTAATGATCGGCCCTACCGGTGTTGGTAAAACCGAGATTGCACGCCGCTTAGCGAAACTAGCTAACGCGCCTTTCATTAAAGTAGAAGCAACAAAGTTCACCGAAGTGGGTTATGTTGGTAAAGAAGTCGAAACGATCATTCGCGATCTGACTGATGTGGCTGTAAAAATGACACATCAACAAGCGACTGAGAAAGTCCGTTTCCGTGCTGAAGAATTAGCAGAAGAGCGCATTTTAGATGCCCTTCTACCACCAGCGCGTGATGCTTGGGGTCAAAATGAAGAAGCCCCTGCAGAATCTTCTACTCGTCAATCTTTCCGTAAGAAATTGCGTGAAGGTAAGCTAGACGATAAAGAAATTGAAATGGACATTGCAGCACCTCAAATGGGTGTAGAGATCATGGCGCCTCCTGGTATGGAAGAAATGACCAACCAGCTTCAGGGCATGTTCCAAAACCTTGCTGGCAATACCACTAAAAAGCGCAAGATGAAAATCAAAGACGCGCTAAAAGCAGCAACCGAAGAAGAAGCGGCGAAGTTAGTAAACCAAGAAGAGCTTAAAGAACAAGCCATTCATTCGGTTGAAAACAATGGTATCGTGTTCATCGATGAAATCGATAAAATTTGTAAGCGTGGCGAGTCTTCCGGTCCCGATGTTTCCCGTGAAGGTGTACAGCGCGACTTGCTACCATTAGTCGAAGGCAGCACAGTATCAACCAAACACGGTATGGTTAAAACGGACCACATCCTATTTGTTGCATCAGGTGCATTCCAAGTGGCTAAGCCATCAGATTTAATCCCTGAATTGCAAGGTCGTTTACCTATTCGCGTTGAACTTGAAGCGCTAACAAGTCACGACTTTAAACGTATTCTGACAGAGCCAAATGCATCGCTAACAGAGCAATACAAAGCATTAATGGCAACAGAATCAGTTGAAATCGAATTCACAGCTGACGGTATTGACAGCCTAGCGGATGCAGCATGGCAAGTGAATGAGCGTACAGAGAACATCGGTGCTCGTCGTCTTCACACCGTGATGGAGCGTCTAATGGAAGAAATTTCCTATGATGCAAGCGAAAAGTCTGGTGATAAATTCACGATTGATGCTGCATATGTTAGCGAGCGTCTTGGTGAATTCGTACAAGATGAAGATTTAAGCCGTTTTATCCTGTAA
- a CDS encoding 1,4-dihydroxy-2-naphthoate polyprenyltransferase has product MKSSSSLAIWLDAARPKTLPLAIASIVCGSAVAGWHGSFSALIAALALLTALLLQILSNLANDYGDAVKGTDNDDRLGPQRAIQSGLVTPKAMRTAMFLNIIMTAISGLSLIFIACHNPHDIIGFILLGALAIVASIAYTVGNKPYGYRGLGDLSVLIFFGWLGVAGTYYLQAGSIDSVIMLPATACGLLAVGVLNINNLRDIDNDRAYGKQTLVVRMGPEWGRKYHLILLAASVVCLTLFSLFETKSLFGWLFLLSVPLLFKHGRAVYHSKNGEELRPMMATMVKCALLTNLLFALGIILS; this is encoded by the coding sequence ATGAAATCATCTTCATCACTTGCTATTTGGTTAGATGCAGCAAGACCGAAAACCTTGCCACTAGCCATCGCATCAATTGTATGCGGTAGTGCGGTGGCAGGATGGCATGGAAGTTTTTCTGCTTTAATTGCAGCGCTCGCTTTATTAACCGCCCTTTTGCTGCAAATTCTTTCTAACCTTGCTAATGATTACGGTGACGCTGTCAAAGGCACCGATAATGATGATCGTTTAGGACCTCAACGTGCGATTCAATCAGGATTAGTAACCCCGAAAGCCATGCGCACCGCTATGTTCCTCAACATAATTATGACAGCAATCAGTGGCTTATCATTGATCTTTATTGCCTGTCATAACCCTCATGACATCATTGGTTTTATACTGCTCGGCGCGCTAGCTATTGTTGCATCGATTGCTTATACCGTCGGTAATAAGCCCTACGGTTACCGTGGCTTAGGTGATTTATCAGTATTAATCTTTTTTGGCTGGCTAGGCGTTGCAGGCACTTACTACCTACAAGCTGGCAGCATTGATTCAGTGATAATGTTACCGGCAACGGCCTGTGGTTTGCTTGCTGTGGGCGTTCTTAATATTAATAACCTCCGTGATATTGATAACGACCGAGCTTATGGTAAGCAAACGTTAGTTGTACGAATGGGACCGGAATGGGGCCGTAAATACCACCTCATCTTATTAGCAGCCAGTGTTGTATGTTTAACACTTTTTTCTCTATTCGAAACAAAATCGCTATTTGGTTGGCTATTTTTATTGAGTGTTCCACTACTCTTTAAACATGGTCGTGCTGTTTATCATTCTAAAAATGGTGAAGAGCTCCGCCCAATGATGGCAACCATGGTCAAATGCGCTTTACTGACTAATTTATTGTTTGCTCTCGGGATCATCTTGTCATAA
- the rraA gene encoding ribonuclease E activity regulator RraA: MEYNTSELCDIYLEHVDVVEPMFSSYGGRSSFGGQITTIKCFEDNGVIRQVLEQSGVGRVLLIDGGGSLRRALIDIDLAHLAQENEWEGLIIYGCVRHVDELDELDLGIQALASIPVGADQRDIGEIDVAVNFGGVTFLPEDHIYADNTGVILSPEPLDID, from the coding sequence ATGGAATACAATACCTCTGAACTGTGTGATATCTATCTCGAACACGTTGATGTTGTTGAGCCTATGTTCAGCTCTTACGGTGGACGCAGCTCTTTTGGCGGTCAAATAACTACCATAAAATGTTTTGAAGATAACGGTGTTATTCGCCAAGTCTTAGAACAATCAGGCGTAGGGCGAGTGTTATTAATTGACGGTGGTGGCTCACTACGACGTGCATTAATTGATATCGATTTGGCTCACTTAGCGCAAGAAAATGAATGGGAAGGGCTGATTATTTATGGCTGTGTTCGCCATGTTGATGAGCTAGATGAATTAGATCTTGGTATTCAGGCACTCGCCTCAATCCCTGTGGGCGCAGATCAACGTGATATCGGTGAGATTGACGTCGCAGTCAATTTTGGTGGGGTAACCTTCTTACCAGAAGATCATATCTATGCTGATAATACTGGGGTTATTTTATCGCCAGAGCCTCTTGATATCGATTAG
- the zapB gene encoding cell division protein ZapB, whose amino-acid sequence MSLEMLEQLEAKVQMAIDTISILQMEIDELKEQNSQLSMEAQELRSGRENLNEENEKLRQDHNAWQERVRNLLGKMEHVE is encoded by the coding sequence ATGTCTCTAGAAATGTTAGAACAACTAGAAGCCAAAGTTCAGATGGCAATTGATACAATTTCTATTCTACAAATGGAAATTGATGAATTAAAAGAGCAGAACTCTCAACTTTCGATGGAAGCGCAAGAACTACGCTCTGGTCGTGAAAATCTAAATGAAGAAAATGAAAAACTACGTCAAGATCACAATGCATGGCAGGAGCGTGTACGCAACCTACTAGGCAAAATGGAACACGTAGAATAA
- the glpX gene encoding class II fructose-bisphosphatase → MKRDLAMAFSRVTEGAALAGHKWLGRGDKNAADNAAVEVMRILLNQTEINGEIVIGEGEIDEAPMLYIGEKVGCGGDAVDIAVDPIEGTRMTAMGQNNALAVLAAGEKGSFLKAPDMYMEKLVVGPAAKGVIDLEKPLVDNLTAIANALGKSLQDLVVITLAKPRHDETIKQMQAIGIRVFAVPDGDVAASILTCMPDSEVDVMYCIGGAPEGVVSAAAIRALGGDMQARLLPRHEVKGDTTENRELGEIEIRRCHEMGIKTNTLLRIEDMAKSDNVIFAGTGITKGDLLEGIHRQGNIATTETLLIRGQCRTIRRIKSTHYLDRKDDIVKSHII, encoded by the coding sequence ATGAAACGCGATTTAGCAATGGCATTCTCACGGGTTACAGAAGGGGCGGCACTAGCGGGCCATAAATGGCTTGGTCGTGGCGATAAAAATGCTGCTGATAATGCTGCGGTAGAAGTGATGCGTATTCTACTTAATCAAACTGAAATCAATGGCGAGATCGTAATTGGTGAAGGCGAAATTGATGAAGCGCCAATGCTCTACATCGGTGAAAAGGTGGGTTGCGGTGGCGATGCTGTTGATATTGCAGTCGATCCCATTGAAGGAACACGTATGACAGCGATGGGACAAAATAATGCCCTCGCTGTATTAGCCGCGGGTGAAAAAGGAAGCTTTCTAAAGGCGCCTGATATGTACATGGAAAAACTGGTGGTTGGCCCTGCAGCAAAAGGCGTGATTGATCTTGAGAAGCCACTCGTTGATAACTTGACGGCTATTGCTAATGCTCTAGGTAAATCATTGCAAGATTTAGTCGTGATCACCCTTGCCAAGCCTCGCCACGATGAAACGATTAAGCAAATGCAAGCAATTGGTATTCGTGTCTTTGCCGTGCCTGATGGCGATGTGGCGGCGTCTATTCTAACTTGCATGCCAGATAGTGAAGTCGACGTGATGTACTGTATCGGTGGTGCGCCAGAAGGTGTTGTTTCCGCCGCAGCGATCCGTGCATTAGGCGGTGACATGCAGGCGCGTTTACTTCCTCGACATGAGGTAAAAGGTGATACCACAGAAAACCGCGAACTCGGTGAAATTGAAATTCGTCGTTGCCACGAAATGGGTATTAAAACCAACACATTACTGCGTATTGAAGATATGGCAAAAAGCGATAACGTGATTTTTGCAGGAACAGGGATAACTAAAGGTGACTTACTTGAAGGCATTCATCGTCAAGGAAATATCGCGACAACGGAAACCTTATTGATCCGTGGTCAATGCCGTACTATTCGTCGTATTAAGTCGACCCATTACCTTGATCGTAAAGATGACATTGTAAAATCGCACATCATCTAA
- a CDS encoding helix-turn-helix transcriptional regulator, whose translation MKTIEKILYHLKSEGPVTAKVLAEKFSLTTMGIRQHLQSLEDDGLVDFNDVKVKVGRPTRHWQLTEQGHRRFTDRHHDLAVHMLESVEDLFGTSGLEQVIAKREQHTYEQYQQTLQTCETLKEKLEHLAQLRTQDGYMAELITTHDGYTLVENHCPICRAAQHCPALCLSELTVFKRLLGENIRIEREEHIISGQRRCTYRITS comes from the coding sequence ATGAAAACCATCGAGAAAATCCTCTATCACTTAAAAAGTGAAGGTCCTGTCACGGCAAAAGTATTGGCTGAAAAGTTCTCCCTTACTACCATGGGAATTCGTCAGCACTTACAAAGCTTAGAAGATGATGGGCTGGTTGATTTTAACGATGTCAAAGTCAAAGTCGGACGGCCTACCCGTCATTGGCAATTAACAGAGCAAGGACATCGTCGTTTTACTGATCGTCATCATGATTTAGCCGTACACATGTTAGAGTCAGTTGAAGATCTGTTCGGAACATCAGGGCTTGAGCAAGTCATCGCAAAACGCGAACAGCATACTTACGAACAGTATCAACAAACATTACAAACGTGCGAAACACTCAAAGAAAAGCTCGAACACCTAGCTCAATTACGTACACAAGATGGGTATATGGCAGAGCTAATAACAACGCACGATGGTTATACCTTAGTTGAAAATCACTGCCCTATTTGTCGAGCAGCACAACATTGTCCTGCACTATGTCTCTCGGAACTTACGGTATTTAAACGCCTTCTTGGAGAAAACATCCGTATTGAACGTGAAGAACATATCATTTCAGGTCAAAGGCGCTGCACTTATCGAATAACATCATAG
- a CDS encoding ferredoxin--NADP reductase, translating into MADWIPAQVIANRHWNNNLFSLSLAANIEPFKAGQFTKLGLEIDGQMIQRAYSFVNPPQQPTIDIYATKVQGGLLSPRLHQLEEGDTVLISARANGFFTLDEVPQGDHLWLLATGTAIGPYLSILQQGDVWHRFRKVVLVHAVRFAADLSYQAEITQLKQQYGDQLIVQPFVSREPSPLCLTGRIPQALADGQLERHVGLTLHPDQSQIMLCGNPEMVKETKSVLEARGFAKNLRRKPGQITMEHYW; encoded by the coding sequence ATGGCTGATTGGATTCCTGCTCAAGTTATTGCAAACCGCCACTGGAATAATAATTTATTCAGTTTGTCATTAGCGGCAAACATCGAGCCTTTTAAAGCTGGGCAATTTACCAAGCTCGGCTTAGAGATTGATGGCCAAATGATCCAACGCGCCTATTCTTTTGTTAACCCTCCCCAACAGCCAACCATCGATATTTACGCCACAAAGGTTCAAGGCGGGTTATTGTCACCACGACTCCATCAACTAGAAGAAGGTGATACAGTCCTGATCTCTGCGCGCGCTAATGGCTTTTTTACTCTTGATGAAGTCCCACAAGGCGATCACCTTTGGCTACTCGCAACAGGGACGGCTATCGGTCCTTACCTGTCTATTTTACAACAAGGCGATGTCTGGCATCGGTTTAGAAAAGTCGTATTAGTTCATGCGGTTCGTTTTGCCGCAGATTTAAGTTATCAAGCAGAAATCACACAATTAAAGCAGCAATATGGCGATCAACTTATCGTCCAGCCTTTTGTCAGCCGAGAACCGTCTCCTCTTTGCCTTACAGGAAGGATCCCTCAAGCCCTTGCAGATGGGCAACTAGAGCGGCATGTTGGGCTAACATTACATCCAGATCAAAGCCAAATTATGTTATGCGGCAACCCTGAAATGGTAAAAGAGACTAAAAGTGTGCTAGAAGCTCGAGGGTTTGCTAAAAATTTACGCCGAAAACCGGGACAAATTACTATGGAGCATTACTGGTAA
- a CDS encoding DUF3135 domain-containing protein, producing the protein MDTLPNFDDMAKMAKEDPEQFERLRQQLIEDAINQAHDSMQPRLKAQQSHIDLVISRGKNPLHTTMLLRNELQRQLVRFAETLQHPCNQENADITPISSHPKQSKNTDKSSF; encoded by the coding sequence ATGGATACGCTACCCAATTTTGATGATATGGCAAAAATGGCAAAAGAAGATCCAGAACAATTTGAACGACTACGCCAACAATTAATAGAAGATGCAATAAACCAAGCACATGACAGCATGCAACCACGCCTAAAGGCACAGCAAAGTCATATCGATCTAGTTATTAGTCGTGGAAAAAACCCACTTCACACTACCATGTTGTTGCGAAATGAATTACAACGCCAATTAGTTCGCTTTGCCGAAACTCTCCAACATCCCTGCAACCAAGAAAATGCTGATATCACGCCGATTTCATCTCATCCCAAACAATCCAAAAACACAGATAAAAGCTCTTTCTAA
- the tpiA gene encoding triose-phosphate isomerase: protein MRHPVVMGNWKLNGSKEMVSGLIKGLDAALNGVEGVDVAIAPPVMYLDLAEQLLSKANSKIILGSQNVDLHNNGAFTGDISPAMLKEFGASHIIIGHSERREYHNESDEFVAQKFAFLKENGLTPVLCIGESEAQNEAGETVAVCARQLDAVINTQGVEALNGAIIAYEPIWAIGTGKAATADDAQRIHAAIRAHIAEKSEEVAKNVVIQYGGSVKPENAAAYFAQPDIDGALVGGAALDAESFAAIAKAAAEAKN from the coding sequence ATGCGCCATCCTGTGGTTATGGGTAACTGGAAGCTAAACGGTAGCAAGGAAATGGTCTCTGGCCTTATCAAAGGTCTTGATGCAGCACTTAACGGTGTTGAAGGTGTTGACGTAGCCATCGCTCCACCAGTAATGTACTTGGATCTAGCTGAGCAGCTACTAAGCAAAGCGAACAGCAAAATCATCCTTGGTTCTCAAAACGTTGATCTACACAACAACGGCGCATTCACAGGTGATATCTCTCCTGCAATGCTTAAAGAATTCGGTGCTAGCCACATCATCATCGGTCACTCTGAGCGTCGTGAATACCACAACGAATCAGATGAGTTTGTTGCTCAAAAATTCGCATTCCTAAAAGAAAATGGCCTAACGCCAGTTCTTTGTATTGGTGAGTCAGAAGCACAAAATGAAGCTGGCGAAACAGTAGCTGTATGTGCACGTCAACTTGACGCTGTTATCAACACTCAAGGTGTTGAAGCACTGAACGGCGCAATCATCGCTTACGAACCAATCTGGGCTATCGGTACAGGTAAAGCAGCAACTGCTGACGATGCACAACGCATCCACGCTGCTATCCGTGCTCACATCGCTGAGAAGAGTGAAGAAGTAGCTAAGAACGTTGTTATCCAATACGGCGGTTCTGTTAAGCCAGAAAACGCAGCTGCATACTTCGCACAACCAGACATCGACGGTGCTCTAGTTGGTGGCGCAGCACTTGATGCTGAAAGCTTCGCTGCTATCGCTAAAGCAGCAGCTGAAGCGAAAAACTAA
- the pfkA gene encoding 6-phosphofructokinase, producing MIKKIGVLTSGGDAPGMNAAVRGVVRAALTEGLEVYGIYDGYQGLYNNCIEKLDRKSVSDVINKGGTFLGSARFPEFREVEVREKAIENLKLHGIDALVVIGGDGSYMGAKKLTEMGYPCIGLPGTIDNDVAGTDYTIGYMTAMNTVIDAIDRLRDTSSSHQRISIVEVMGRHCGDLTLMSAIAGGCEYIITPETGLDKEKLLQHIREGIAKGKKHAIIAITELMTDVNELAKFIEAETGRETRATVLGHIQRGGQPTAFDRVLASRMGAYAVDLLQKGEGGRCVGIQCEQLVHHDIIDAIENMRRPVRNDLYELAEKLF from the coding sequence ATGATTAAGAAGATTGGTGTTTTGACCAGTGGTGGTGACGCACCTGGTATGAATGCAGCAGTTCGCGGCGTAGTTCGAGCAGCGTTAACTGAAGGTCTAGAAGTGTACGGTATTTATGATGGCTACCAAGGTCTTTATAACAACTGTATCGAAAAGCTAGATCGTAAAAGTGTATCTGATGTGATCAACAAAGGCGGTACATTCCTAGGCTCTGCGCGTTTTCCTGAATTCCGAGAAGTGGAAGTGCGTGAAAAAGCGATTGAGAACCTAAAACTGCACGGCATTGATGCATTAGTAGTTATTGGTGGTGACGGTTCATACATGGGCGCGAAGAAGTTAACTGAGATGGGTTACCCATGTATCGGTCTTCCTGGCACTATCGATAATGACGTTGCAGGTACTGATTACACTATCGGTTACATGACAGCAATGAACACTGTGATCGATGCAATTGACCGTTTACGTGATACATCATCTTCACACCAACGTATCTCTATTGTAGAAGTGATGGGTCGTCATTGTGGTGACTTAACCCTAATGTCTGCGATTGCTGGTGGTTGTGAGTACATTATCACGCCAGAAACAGGGCTAGATAAAGAAAAGTTACTTCAGCATATCCGTGAAGGTATTGCTAAAGGTAAAAAGCACGCAATTATTGCTATCACTGAGCTAATGACTGATGTTAATGAACTGGCTAAGTTCATTGAAGCAGAAACAGGTCGTGAAACTCGCGCAACAGTATTGGGTCACATTCAGCGTGGTGGTCAACCAACAGCGTTTGACCGTGTACTTGCTTCTCGTATGGGCGCATACGCAGTTGATCTTCTTCAAAAAGGAGAAGGTGGTCGTTGTGTAGGTATTCAGTGTGAGCAACTTGTTCACCACGATATCATCGATGCAATTGAAAATATGCGTCGTCCTGTTCGTAACGATCTTTATGAGTTAGCTGAGAAGTTATTCTAA
- a CDS encoding Spy/CpxP family protein refolding chaperone: MKMFKKTMMMAIAVPMVLGSMSVMAAPNSHGMKGHHGERGLFKQLELTDTQKAEMKTLREKDREAMKAERQANRTEMQTDHKALDKLVLADNFDEQAVRQLVDRMSEKQAEHRVERLKQRHQMLNILTPEQKAKYVELKQQHAEKRFMKLEKKTH; this comes from the coding sequence ATGAAAATGTTCAAAAAAACAATGATGATGGCGATTGCAGTACCAATGGTATTAGGTTCGATGTCAGTAATGGCAGCTCCGAACTCACACGGTATGAAAGGGCATCATGGTGAGCGTGGTCTGTTTAAACAGCTAGAGTTGACTGATACACAAAAAGCCGAAATGAAAACCTTACGAGAGAAAGATCGTGAAGCGATGAAAGCGGAGCGACAGGCTAATCGCACTGAAATGCAAACAGATCACAAAGCACTCGATAAATTAGTACTGGCAGATAATTTTGATGAGCAAGCGGTACGTCAACTGGTCGATCGTATGTCAGAGAAACAAGCCGAGCACCGTGTTGAGCGATTAAAACAACGCCATCAAATGTTGAATATTTTGACCCCAGAGCAAAAAGCAAAATATGTGGAATTAAAGCAACAGCATGCCGAAAAGCGATTTATGAAACTTGAGAAAAAAACACACTGA
- a CDS encoding response regulator translates to MAKILLVDDDIELTALLKDILELEGFDVIEANNGQQGLEKVDSSIDLILLDVMMPVMNGTEMLRRLRESHSTPVMMLTAKGDEIDRVLGLELGADDYLPKPFSDRELLARIRAVLRRTQASNEKTTEKSDLLTYQDITIYPGRQEVVCQDIPVEMTGTELALLSYFIQRPGQIIAKESLSLDVLGKRLARFDRAIDMHVSNIRKKLPERLDGKPRIKTLRGKGYLLVEEA, encoded by the coding sequence ATGGCAAAAATTTTACTTGTCGATGACGACATTGAGCTCACAGCATTATTAAAAGATATTCTCGAGCTAGAAGGCTTTGATGTGATTGAAGCCAATAATGGCCAGCAAGGATTAGAGAAGGTAGATAGCAGTATCGATCTGATTTTACTTGATGTCATGATGCCAGTAATGAACGGAACGGAAATGCTACGTCGATTGCGAGAGTCCCATTCAACACCTGTGATGATGTTAACCGCTAAAGGTGATGAAATTGATCGTGTGCTTGGTCTTGAACTCGGCGCTGATGATTACCTGCCTAAACCTTTTAGCGACCGAGAGTTGTTAGCGCGTATACGCGCAGTATTGCGCCGTACTCAAGCCTCAAATGAAAAAACCACTGAAAAATCAGACCTACTCACCTATCAAGACATTACGATTTATCCTGGGCGACAGGAGGTAGTTTGTCAGGATATCCCAGTCGAAATGACGGGCACAGAGCTCGCTTTATTAAGCTATTTCATTCAGCGTCCAGGACAAATTATTGCAAAGGAATCTTTGAGTTTAGATGTGCTTGGTAAGCGTTTAGCACGGTTTGATCGCGCTATTGATATGCATGTATCCAATATTCGTAAAAAGTTGCCAGAGCGCTTAGATGGTAAGCCAAGAATTAAAACCTTACGCGGTAAAGGTTACTTATTGGTTGAGGAAGCATAA
- the cpxA gene encoding envelope stress sensor histidine kinase CpxA, which yields MKFPGLTSLYGRIFAVFWFTLFVVVVTIVLLFQLDPRTGQAIPEPHLKRLEYTAENINQKLNTPRNETVKKLQLEQKIKRLTKRKNNHDIQIYFTTLDGDIISPQKHTKALRNFITIADDPSAPKQRLYGRWMMAGPFLINTPNSDIYMYSGQVWRGPSPFIIQILDKPVKLLLVTMLVSTPFLLWLAWAVTRPARRLQQAAERVAQGEFTADPNLETGPREFKQAGASFNQMVGALNTMISGQQRLLSDISHELRSPLTRLRMATALAQRKQGESSELTRVDTEAERLETMIGELLELSRMQVDSHQQNERLDSQTLWYEMLEDARFEAEQCHKTLRYNTLQDWPINGNPNLLISALENVIRNAIKYGNDIIEIQFTVQQHLLTITIDDNGDGVPEAELDDIFRPFYRVSTARDRDSGGTGLGLAITESAIRQHRGTIQANNSSLGGLNITITLPLAR from the coding sequence ATGAAATTTCCGGGGCTCACTAGCCTTTATGGCCGTATTTTTGCCGTCTTCTGGTTTACCCTTTTTGTTGTCGTCGTAACAATTGTTTTGTTATTTCAACTCGACCCTCGAACAGGACAAGCGATCCCCGAACCTCACCTTAAACGTTTAGAATATACTGCGGAAAATATTAACCAAAAACTCAACACTCCACGAAACGAAACCGTTAAAAAACTGCAGCTAGAACAAAAAATTAAACGCTTAACAAAACGTAAGAATAATCATGATATCCAGATTTATTTTACGACTCTTGATGGCGACATTATCTCACCACAAAAACACACTAAAGCACTGCGTAACTTTATTACTATTGCTGATGACCCAAGTGCCCCTAAGCAACGCTTATATGGTCGCTGGATGATGGCAGGCCCCTTTCTGATCAATACACCGAATAGTGATATTTATATGTATAGCGGCCAAGTATGGCGTGGCCCTTCCCCTTTTATCATCCAAATTTTGGATAAACCGGTTAAGCTCCTACTCGTGACAATGCTAGTCAGCACACCCTTTTTACTCTGGCTTGCTTGGGCAGTCACGCGCCCAGCAAGACGTTTACAACAAGCCGCAGAGCGTGTCGCACAAGGTGAGTTTACCGCCGATCCAAATTTAGAAACCGGACCTCGAGAATTTAAGCAAGCTGGCGCAAGCTTCAATCAAATGGTGGGAGCATTAAATACCATGATCAGTGGACAGCAACGTTTACTGTCAGATATTTCTCACGAGTTACGCTCACCACTCACTCGTTTACGAATGGCTACCGCATTAGCTCAACGCAAACAAGGGGAAAGCAGTGAGCTAACACGCGTTGATACAGAGGCTGAACGATTAGAAACCATGATTGGCGAATTGCTTGAATTATCTAGAATGCAAGTCGATAGCCATCAACAAAATGAAAGGCTTGATAGCCAAACACTGTGGTATGAGATGCTCGAAGATGCTCGCTTTGAAGCCGAACAATGCCATAAAACTTTACGTTATAACACGCTGCAAGATTGGCCGATTAATGGTAACCCTAACCTGTTGATTAGCGCACTAGAGAACGTAATACGTAACGCAATCAAATACGGTAATGACATCATTGAAATACAGTTTACGGTTCAGCAGCACCTGCTCACCATCACTATTGATGACAATGGTGATGGTGTGCCTGAAGCAGAATTAGATGATATCTTCCGCCCCTTTTACCGCGTCTCCACCGCACGAGATCGTGACAGCGGAGGCACAGGGCTTGGTTTAGCCATTACAGAAAGTGCTATTCGACAACATAGAGGAACAATTCAAGCAAATAATAGCTCCCTTGGCGGATTGAATATTACCATTACTCTGCCTCTGGCCCGTTAA